Below is a window of Streptomyces sp. WMMB303 DNA.
AACGCGCATCTGACGGCCCAGTGGTTCGCCGACCAGGGCTTCGCCGTGGTCACAGCCGACGGCCGCGGCACCCCCGGGCACAGCCCCGGCTGGGAGAAGGCCGTCTCGCGCCGGCTGGCCTCCGTCACGCTGGACGACCAGGTGGCGGCGCTGCAGTCGCTGGCCGAGGAGTATCCGCTGGACACCTCCCGGGTCGGCATCCGCGGCTGGTCCTACGGCGGATATCTCGCGGCACTCGCGGTGCTGCGGCGACCCGACGTCTTCCACGCCGCGGTCGCCGGTGCCCCGGTGACCGACTGGCGGCTGTACGACACCCACTACACGGAGCGGTACTGCGGCACCCCGCAGGACGACCCCGAGGTCTACGTCGAGTCGTCGCTGATCACCGACGCGGGACTGGCCGGGGCGGACCGGGACGCTCCGCACCGGCCGATGATGATCATCCATGGGCTGGCCGACGACAACGTCGTGGTCGCGCACGCCCTGCGGCTCTCCTCCGCCCTGCTGGCCGCCGGGCGTGCGCACGAGGTGCTGCCGCTCTCGGGCGTCACGCACATGGCCGGTGATGCCGAGGTGGCGGAGAACCTGCTGCTGCTCCAGGTGGACTTCCTGAAGCGGTCGCTGGGGACCGGCGGCTGACCCCAGCGGCCGGCCGGACCGTCGCGGGCGGCTCGGCCGGCCCGCTGCGGCCCGGCCGGGAAAGCCACGGCGGAGGGTTCCGGGCCGGGCCCGGAACCCTCCCTGCTACCGGACTACCGGCCGGCCTCCACGGCGGCGTCCTGGGTACGGGCCACGGTCGTCGGCTCCTCGGGGAAGTGGCAGGCGGTCAGGTGGCCGCCGGTGTTCCCGGGGATCTGGACCAGCGGCGGCTCGTCCGTGGCGCACTTGTCCTGGGCCTTCCAGCAGCGGGTGCGGAACCGGCAGCCCGAGGGCGGGTTGACCGGCGACGGCACGTCCCCCACCAGCCGGATGCGCTCCCTGGCCTCGCCCCCCGTCGTCTCCTCGTCGTTCAGCACCGCTTCCGGCACCGCCGAGAGCAGCGCGTGCGTGTAGGGGTGGCGGGGCCGGTTGTAGATGGCTTCGCGCTCGCCCACCTCGACGATCTTGCCGAGGTACATCACCGCGACCCGCTCCGAGAAGTGCCGCACGATCGCCAGGTCGTGGGCGATGAAGACGAAGGCGATCCCCAGGTCCCGCTGGACCTGCTGGAGCAGGTTGACGACCTGGGCCTGGATGGAGACGTCCAGCGCCGAGACCGGCTCGTCGGCCACGATCAGCTTCGGTTCCAGCGCCAGGGCGCGGGCGACGCCGATCCGCTGGCGCTGGCCGCCGGAGAACTCGTGCGGGAACCGGTTGTAGTGCTCGGGGTTGAGACCGACGGTCTCCAGCAGTTCGCGGATGCGCTTCTCCCGGCCGCCGGGCGGGTTGATGCCGTTGACCTCCATGGGGCCGCCGATGATGGCGCCCACGGTGTGCCGCGGGTTCAGCGACGAGTACGGGTCCTGGAAGATCATCTGGATCTCGGAGCGGACCGGTGCCAACTGCTTGCGCGTCGCGTGGGTGATGTCCTGCCCGGCGTAGCTGAGGGAACCAGCGGTGGGCTCCAGCAGCCGGGTCAGCAGCCGTCCCGTCGTGGACTTGCCGCAGCCCGACTCGCCGACGAGTCCGAAGCTCTCGCCCGCGTGGACGGCGAGGTCGACCCCGGAGACGGCCTGGACCTCGCCCACCTTCCGTTTGAAGGGGAAGCCGCCCATGATCGGGAAGTGCTTGGCCAGGTTCTCGGCCTTCAGCAGCGGCTCGCCCGTG
It encodes the following:
- a CDS encoding dipeptide ABC transporter ATP-binding protein, with product MSDDGTLTEPGGGEPREQRPARTGEPLLKAENLAKHFPIMGGFPFKRKVGEVQAVSGVDLAVHAGESFGLVGESGCGKSTTGRLLTRLLEPTAGSLSYAGQDITHATRKQLAPVRSEIQMIFQDPYSSLNPRHTVGAIIGGPMEVNGINPPGGREKRIRELLETVGLNPEHYNRFPHEFSGGQRQRIGVARALALEPKLIVADEPVSALDVSIQAQVVNLLQQVQRDLGIAFVFIAHDLAIVRHFSERVAVMYLGKIVEVGEREAIYNRPRHPYTHALLSAVPEAVLNDEETTGGEARERIRLVGDVPSPVNPPSGCRFRTRCWKAQDKCATDEPPLVQIPGNTGGHLTACHFPEEPTTVARTQDAAVEAGR